One Niabella beijingensis DNA window includes the following coding sequences:
- a CDS encoding DUF4973 domain-containing protein: MKYRYIYLLMIGLFAMACNKEWEEELFEKDVSFVNNGVVPVYAKYRATGGAVTLKVPVVLSGSTTNTEEIQVTLDMDNDTLQTLNFERFRNRQDLYFLQLPQANYSFSSNTATIPGNSNVGYFDLNLKMENLDMYYKYLLPVKLVSTSKYSVSPRRWYKKSLMQIIPFNDYSGRYSVPGEVKRTGGDDPALSTPYRNAWVVDEKTVFFYAGVIEEEAYDRLKYKLLARFNEDGTITLTATDPAIKFSQNSGTYTIEKKKDEVQPYLERTITTMNLNYEYEDVTNPAFPLRYRFTGAMVLDRARNTQIPDEDQQVIINNDVF, from the coding sequence ATGAAATATCGTTATATATACCTGCTCATGATCGGCCTTTTTGCAATGGCCTGTAATAAAGAATGGGAGGAGGAACTGTTTGAAAAGGATGTGTCTTTTGTGAACAACGGCGTGGTACCTGTGTATGCGAAGTACCGGGCGACAGGTGGGGCGGTTACACTTAAAGTGCCTGTTGTTTTAAGCGGCAGTACCACCAATACGGAAGAGATACAGGTTACCCTTGATATGGACAATGATACCCTTCAGACATTGAATTTTGAGCGGTTCAGGAACCGGCAGGATCTGTATTTTTTGCAGCTGCCGCAGGCCAATTATTCGTTCAGCTCTAACACAGCCACCATCCCCGGAAATTCAAATGTAGGGTACTTTGACCTTAATCTGAAAATGGAAAACCTGGACATGTATTATAAATACCTGTTGCCGGTAAAACTGGTGTCCACCTCAAAATACAGTGTTTCCCCCCGCAGATGGTATAAAAAATCACTGATGCAGATCATTCCCTTTAACGATTATTCGGGCCGATACTCTGTACCCGGCGAGGTAAAAAGAACGGGAGGTGATGATCCTGCACTGAGCACGCCCTACCGGAATGCATGGGTGGTGGATGAAAAGACCGTTTTCTTTTATGCCGGCGTTATCGAAGAAGAAGCATACGACCGGCTGAAGTATAAACTACTGGCACGCTTCAATGAAGATGGAACCATTACACTTACTGCCACAGACCCTGCTATAAAATTCAGCCAGAACAGTGGCACCTACACGATCGAAAAGAAAAAAGACGAAGTGCAGCCTTACCTGGAGCGGACCATTACCACGATGAACCTGAACTATGAGTATGAGGATGTGACCAACCCCGCTTTCCCGTTGCGTTACCGCTTTACCGGGGCCATGGTGCTGGACCGGGCACGAAATACACAGATACCGGATGAAGATCAGCAGGTGATCATTAATAATGATGTGTTTTAG
- a CDS encoding SusC/RagA family TonB-linked outer membrane protein, translating into MRKIIIVSFLALWAGSLLAQEVEVTGAITDPTQIPLAGVSITIKDQAGLGTASNAEGHYKIKTDPYSILIFSYVGYKTQEIKVGQKTLVNVVLQPADSSIMDQVVVTATGVKRKITETGAITTVNVSDLRVPTANLTNALAGNVAGVIAMQTSGEPGFNNSQFWIRGMSTFGANQGALIMVDGFERPFNEINIEDIESFSVLKDASATALYGSKGANGVILITTKNGRAGKITIDGRVQAGYVARTRTPEYVDGYEYAQLVNEARVTRNQEPLYSANELEIIKYKLDPDLYPNVDWMNLMLRPYTNNVNAAVNFKGGGTTARYFVSAAYFNEGGMYESDESLKEYKTNANRQRWNYRTNFDFDITKTTLLRLGVAGFLEKKNSPGLGHFIWESVVGTNPIATPVLYSNGLVPAYGTAAQTNPWVLTTQTGYKEFWQNNINTNVNLEQRLDFITKGLRAVARVAFDADSRNEIYRQKWPEQFYVERRRDRNGNLVMLRRSTEALLFQTSAASGTRILELNGELVYNRNFSGHNVDALVRTFRRESRSSVSVGTDIANGIPNRNVSVSGHAGYAFRNKYLAAFDFGYTGSENFRVGRQFGFFPAFSGGWVLSEEKFLKNVPWLDLLKVRYSHGWVGNDNLGRRFAYLSTIDYYRNNENVINRSFNFGELISPNIYNALGYQQVGSDQLTWETGVKKDLGLEINILKNMFTFYMDFFEETRDDIFIQRNFLPAMVGISSSPYANVGKTENRGFDGNFSFHKRLHAVDFTARGNITYYKNKIIERDEQYNFYPYLSQEGFRLDQSSGLIAEGLFKDYEEIRNSAKQTYGPYMPGDIKYKDVNGDGVINDDDIVPIGASFRPALIYGLGMSASWKGVDFNIHFQGAGRSSYFLNGPSVYPFIQGSWGNILTEVADPSNRWISSAISGDPRTENPNAKYPRLSYNGSANNYRASTYWLRDGQYLRLKTLELGYSFPKLLLQRFRMSGARVYVIGQNLFVWDKLKVWDPELASGNGMAYPPSKTITVGLNLTL; encoded by the coding sequence ATGAGAAAAATAATAATTGTATCCTTTTTAGCTCTTTGGGCAGGAAGCCTGCTGGCCCAGGAGGTGGAAGTGACCGGTGCCATTACGGACCCCACCCAGATCCCGCTTGCAGGTGTAAGCATAACGATCAAGGACCAGGCAGGGCTGGGGACGGCCTCTAATGCGGAAGGGCACTATAAAATTAAAACCGATCCCTACAGCATCCTCATTTTTTCCTACGTCGGATATAAAACACAGGAAATTAAAGTAGGACAGAAAACACTGGTCAATGTGGTACTGCAACCGGCAGATTCCAGCATTATGGACCAGGTAGTGGTTACCGCAACTGGTGTGAAACGAAAGATTACGGAAACCGGAGCGATCACAACGGTGAATGTTAGCGATCTTCGGGTGCCGACGGCAAACCTTACCAATGCACTGGCCGGTAATGTAGCGGGTGTTATCGCCATGCAGACCTCCGGGGAACCCGGTTTTAATAACTCCCAGTTCTGGATCCGGGGTATGTCTACCTTTGGGGCCAACCAGGGCGCACTGATCATGGTGGACGGTTTTGAGCGGCCTTTCAATGAGATCAATATAGAGGATATCGAGTCCTTTTCGGTGTTGAAAGATGCTTCAGCCACCGCACTGTATGGCTCCAAAGGCGCCAATGGCGTGATATTGATCACTACCAAGAACGGACGTGCAGGCAAGATCACCATTGACGGAAGGGTACAGGCCGGCTATGTGGCACGCACCCGTACGCCTGAATATGTAGATGGTTACGAATATGCACAACTGGTAAATGAAGCGAGGGTAACCCGCAACCAGGAGCCCTTGTATTCAGCCAATGAACTGGAGATCATCAAATACAAGCTGGATCCGGATCTCTATCCGAATGTAGACTGGATGAACCTGATGCTGCGCCCCTATACGAATAATGTTAATGCCGCTGTTAACTTTAAGGGTGGCGGGACCACCGCGCGGTATTTTGTTTCAGCAGCTTATTTTAATGAAGGAGGCATGTATGAATCGGATGAATCGCTGAAAGAATATAAGACCAATGCCAACCGCCAGCGCTGGAACTATCGTACCAATTTTGATTTCGACATTACAAAGACAACCCTGCTGCGCCTGGGGGTTGCGGGTTTCCTGGAAAAAAAGAACTCCCCGGGGTTAGGACATTTTATCTGGGAGTCTGTGGTGGGTACCAATCCCATTGCAACACCGGTGCTGTACTCAAACGGACTGGTACCGGCCTACGGTACTGCGGCACAGACCAATCCCTGGGTGCTTACCACGCAAACCGGTTATAAAGAATTCTGGCAGAATAATATTAACACCAATGTAAACCTGGAACAGCGCCTTGATTTTATTACCAAAGGACTGCGCGCCGTGGCGCGGGTGGCATTTGATGCTGATAGCCGTAACGAGATCTACCGGCAAAAATGGCCGGAACAGTTTTATGTGGAACGCAGAAGGGACCGTAATGGTAACCTGGTGATGCTGCGCAGGTCAACAGAAGCATTGTTGTTCCAGACCAGTGCCGCCAGTGGTACGCGTATCCTTGAACTGAATGGGGAACTGGTGTACAACCGTAATTTTTCAGGGCACAATGTGGATGCCCTGGTGCGGACATTCCGGCGTGAGTCCCGCAGCTCTGTCAGCGTAGGCACCGATATTGCCAATGGGATCCCTAACCGGAATGTTTCTGTTTCCGGTCATGCCGGCTATGCTTTCAGGAACAAGTACCTGGCAGCTTTTGATTTTGGTTATACCGGTTCGGAGAATTTCAGGGTAGGCCGGCAGTTCGGCTTTTTTCCGGCATTCTCCGGAGGATGGGTGCTGTCGGAGGAAAAATTCTTAAAAAATGTCCCCTGGCTGGATTTGTTAAAGGTTCGCTATTCGCATGGCTGGGTAGGCAACGATAACCTTGGCCGGCGCTTTGCCTACCTCAGTACCATTGATTATTACAGGAACAATGAAAATGTGATCAACCGGTCGTTCAACTTTGGGGAGCTGATCAGCCCCAATATCTATAACGCGCTGGGCTACCAGCAGGTGGGGTCCGATCAGCTGACCTGGGAAACAGGTGTGAAAAAAGACCTGGGGCTTGAGATCAATATATTGAAGAATATGTTCACCTTCTATATGGATTTCTTTGAAGAGACACGGGATGATATTTTTATCCAGCGCAATTTCCTTCCGGCAATGGTAGGCATCAGCAGCAGCCCTTACGCGAACGTCGGCAAAACAGAGAACCGCGGATTTGATGGCAACTTTTCCTTCCATAAGCGTTTGCATGCAGTCGACTTTACCGCACGCGGAAATATTACCTATTATAAGAATAAGATCATTGAGCGGGATGAGCAATATAATTTTTATCCCTATCTCTCACAGGAGGGTTTCCGGCTGGATCAGTCCAGTGGCCTCATCGCCGAAGGTCTATTTAAAGATTATGAAGAGATACGGAACAGTGCCAAACAGACCTATGGCCCTTATATGCCCGGCGATATAAAATATAAGGATGTAAATGGCGATGGTGTAATAAATGACGATGACATTGTACCCATTGGGGCCAGTTTCCGGCCGGCGCTGATCTATGGTCTGGGTATGTCGGCAAGCTGGAAAGGAGTCGATTTTAATATACATTTCCAGGGCGCAGGCCGGTCTTCTTACTTCCTCAACGGTCCCAGTGTTTATCCGTTCATACAGGGTTCCTGGGGGAATATCCTCACGGAAGTTGCAGACCCTTCGAACCGCTGGATCTCTTCGGCCATATCCGGAGATCCCAGGACGGAGAACCCAAATGCAAAATACCCGAGACTCAGTTATAATGGCAGCGCCAATAACTACCGGGCTTCCACTTACTGGCTAAGGGATGGGCAGTACCTGCGGCTCAAAACCCTTGAGCTGGGTTATTCGTTCCCCAAATTATTACTGCAACGGTTCCGGATGTCTGGTGCGCGGGTTTATGTGATAGGACAGAATCTGTTCGTATGGGACAAGCTGAAGGTCTGGGATCCGGAGCTGGCAAGTGGCAACGGTATGGCTTATCCGCCTTCCAAAACAATAACTGTTGGTTTAAATCTTACATTATAA
- a CDS encoding IPT/TIG domain-containing protein — translation MKKMISSEIVRTCLLLLVFLPLFHACSKKKEPVPERITYDPSKPVVIDHFTPDSGGVSTQMLIYGSNFGTDTSLIKVYVNDKRAPLIGSTGSVLYVLVPSKAGTGDVKVVMGRDADLKEIKAASAFQYIFRPSVSTLAGFKNERGESPIVDGDIKIAQFEEPYWLCFDQHKNIYLLEEYRGLRFIDSALTTVKTLFRVGNGLGRPRTLAFNPTWDTLYLTNDQGDDRGISTAVLTPASGFTRWNALIYSKQCNGGDVQPQTGDYFFNSYANGQVYKWDRATRTVKELYRVGDNQWEFNIQFAPSGDFAYMVAVNRHYILKATYNRQTRTLEAPVHFVGQRSSNGYRDGVGTSALFNEPHQGAFDEFDNFYVCDRVNHCIRKITPDGVVTTFAGRPNQPGYSDGALRDAQFDRPVGIIYNKENGTFYIADQINRRIRTITTE, via the coding sequence ATGAAAAAAATGATTTCTTCTGAAATTGTCAGAACCTGCTTGCTGCTGCTTGTTTTTTTGCCGCTGTTCCATGCATGTTCGAAGAAAAAAGAGCCCGTTCCGGAGCGGATCACCTATGATCCTTCCAAACCGGTGGTCATTGATCATTTCACGCCCGACAGCGGGGGCGTAAGTACACAGATGCTTATTTACGGCAGCAATTTCGGCACAGATACTTCTTTGATAAAAGTATATGTTAACGACAAACGTGCTCCATTGATAGGGTCAACGGGTAGCGTATTATATGTATTGGTGCCCTCGAAGGCCGGCACCGGTGATGTAAAGGTGGTTATGGGGAGGGATGCCGATCTGAAAGAGATAAAAGCCGCATCGGCCTTCCAGTATATTTTCAGACCCTCGGTAAGTACGCTGGCCGGTTTTAAAAACGAAAGAGGAGAATCGCCGATCGTCGACGGGGATATTAAGATCGCCCAGTTTGAAGAGCCGTACTGGCTTTGCTTCGACCAGCATAAAAACATTTACCTGCTGGAGGAGTACCGCGGATTGCGGTTCATCGACTCCGCACTTACTACTGTAAAAACGCTTTTCCGGGTGGGGAACGGATTGGGACGTCCCAGAACCCTGGCCTTTAATCCTACCTGGGATACGCTGTACCTGACAAATGACCAGGGCGATGACAGAGGCATCAGCACAGCGGTACTGACCCCTGCGAGTGGCTTTACCAGGTGGAATGCACTCATCTACAGCAAGCAGTGTAATGGTGGGGATGTACAGCCACAGACGGGTGATTACTTTTTCAATTCCTATGCAAATGGGCAGGTGTACAAATGGGATCGTGCTACCCGCACTGTAAAAGAACTGTACCGTGTGGGTGACAATCAATGGGAGTTTAATATACAGTTTGCGCCCAGTGGCGACTTTGCTTATATGGTGGCGGTAAACAGGCATTATATTCTTAAAGCCACCTACAACCGCCAGACCCGCACCCTGGAAGCACCGGTGCATTTTGTAGGACAACGGAGCAGTAACGGCTACCGGGATGGCGTGGGGACCTCCGCTTTATTTAACGAACCCCACCAGGGGGCCTTTGATGAGTTTGATAACTTTTATGTATGCGACCGGGTCAATCACTGCATCCGAAAAATAACGCCGGATGGAGTGGTCACTACGTTTGCCGGCAGGCCCAACCAGCCGGGATATAGTGACGGTGCTTTGCGTGATGCACAATTCGACCGGCCGGTGGGGATCATTTATAACAAAGAAAATGGAACATTTTACATAGCAGACCAGATCAACAGACGCATCAGAACGATAACTACTGAATAA
- a CDS encoding ligand-binding sensor domain-containing protein — MLRSISLLLLIFVCRPAYSQSLYFRHYEVENGLSHNSVITALQDKKGFMWFGTPDGLNRFDGYAFKIYRSGAGDHDLGSNAIFYLYEDEGGTLWVGTEKGIYSFNADGENFTRLPGSRGKTIRAIQDDGKGNLWFAEDTGLYQYRFATKKITAFSNGSIQNISSILCDHNGTLWIGYGEGLLARYNPAVNRFEPLPPIPDGRRRNSIERIYESSDGTLLIGTSGEGLKRFHPASGSWANTRLTALNGKKLFVRSILQTASDEYWVATESGLFIYNSRYDTARHIQKIRNHPYALSDNAVYSLCRDTEGGIWIGTYFGGINYHPNAHLHFEKDFPSPVKHSIAGNVIREITEDPNHNLWIGTEDKGLIKLNARTGYFENYIEKAVKPAIASTNIHGLLADGRHLYIGTFEHGLYIMDLERERVIAHFEADGSGKGISSNYINIIYKTAAGHIIICTANGLFRYQPATKQFLPFNSIPPQAFYSAVMEDRQQRLWLGTHHEGVFYLDSDQRLVRLSLFTRGKDLLKETRILNLFEDHRRQIWICTENGLYCVDPAQKKFRLYNTDNGFPGNMVYALLEDRDYNIWASTSMGLVRIDQKTGDIKVFKKTDGLVSEQFNHRSAYKDGSGMFYFGSVKGLIKFDPNRYSVNHHIPSIYFTKLQLFNKNVEPQTLHSPLRTSILNTGSLELDHDQATFSFDFSALSYTSPDNLQYTYKLEGLDKTWNFIGAERRVHFNNLAPGNYIFKVRSTNSSGLWVSNEKAIRLEIHPPFWKSQTAYTLYFVVTVLLLFGLLKLLHHRQEEKQRRQMQLFALNKEKELNQAKVDFFTTVAHEIRTPLTLIKAPMDKLLKMTGKMPEAERELSVMNRNTERLLALTNQLLNFRRIESGNYELHLTTLNIVALAETIWESFSPAADKKGMTSQFHTTVSSLLLHADEDACIKIISNLLDNAIKYGHRVARCEVGTGTIAGSNAVVITVSNDGTIIPPEIRARIFVPFFRSKEGSSQSGAGIGLSLARSLAALHNGTLEYREESGFNNFILTLPATEP, encoded by the coding sequence TTGTTACGATCTATCAGTTTATTGCTCCTCATTTTTGTTTGCAGACCGGCATATAGCCAGTCGCTTTATTTCCGGCATTACGAGGTGGAGAACGGTCTCTCCCACAATTCAGTGATCACTGCCTTACAGGATAAAAAAGGCTTTATGTGGTTCGGCACTCCCGACGGACTGAACCGCTTTGACGGGTATGCCTTTAAGATCTACCGAAGCGGTGCGGGTGATCACGACCTGGGCAGCAATGCCATTTTTTATTTGTATGAGGACGAGGGTGGCACGCTTTGGGTAGGCACAGAAAAAGGGATCTATTCCTTTAATGCCGATGGCGAAAATTTCACCCGGCTGCCCGGTTCGCGCGGCAAAACCATACGCGCCATCCAGGACGATGGCAAGGGCAACCTGTGGTTTGCAGAAGACACAGGGCTTTACCAGTATCGTTTTGCCACAAAAAAGATTACGGCGTTCAGCAATGGGTCCATCCAAAATATCTCCTCCATCCTCTGCGACCATAACGGTACACTCTGGATCGGTTATGGAGAAGGACTGCTGGCGCGCTACAATCCGGCAGTTAACCGGTTTGAACCACTGCCGCCGATTCCGGATGGCCGGCGCCGCAATTCCATTGAGAGGATCTATGAAAGCAGCGATGGCACACTGCTTATCGGTACCTCCGGAGAAGGATTGAAACGGTTTCATCCTGCTTCCGGCTCCTGGGCCAATACCCGCCTGACGGCCCTGAACGGAAAGAAACTTTTTGTGAGGAGCATTCTACAAACCGCCAGCGACGAATACTGGGTTGCTACGGAATCCGGTCTGTTTATTTATAACAGCCGGTACGATACCGCGCGGCATATCCAGAAGATCCGCAATCATCCTTATGCGTTATCGGACAATGCGGTCTATTCCCTGTGCAGGGATACAGAGGGCGGCATTTGGATAGGGACCTATTTCGGAGGTATCAACTACCATCCCAATGCCCATCTTCATTTTGAAAAAGATTTCCCATCCCCGGTTAAACATTCCATTGCAGGTAACGTGATCCGTGAGATCACCGAGGATCCTAACCATAACCTGTGGATCGGGACGGAGGACAAGGGCCTCATAAAGCTGAATGCGCGTACGGGATATTTTGAAAATTATATTGAAAAGGCGGTAAAGCCCGCCATCGCATCCACCAATATCCACGGGTTACTGGCAGACGGACGTCACCTGTACATCGGCACCTTTGAACACGGACTTTATATCATGGATCTGGAACGCGAACGGGTGATCGCCCATTTTGAAGCAGACGGGAGCGGCAAAGGGATCAGCAGCAACTATATCAATATCATTTACAAAACCGCTGCAGGCCATATCATCATCTGCACCGCCAACGGACTGTTCCGGTACCAGCCAGCCACCAAGCAGTTCCTGCCCTTTAACAGCATCCCGCCACAGGCCTTTTATTCGGCCGTAATGGAGGACCGGCAACAACGCCTCTGGCTGGGCACGCACCATGAAGGCGTATTCTATCTCGACAGCGATCAGCGGCTTGTAAGACTATCATTGTTTACCAGGGGCAAGGACCTGTTGAAGGAGACCCGCATCCTGAACCTTTTTGAAGACCACCGCCGGCAGATCTGGATCTGCACCGAGAATGGCCTGTACTGTGTGGATCCGGCGCAAAAAAAATTCCGGCTGTATAATACAGATAATGGATTTCCCGGCAATATGGTATATGCCCTCCTGGAAGACCGGGATTACAATATCTGGGCCAGTACGTCTATGGGCCTTGTACGCATTGATCAAAAAACAGGAGATATAAAAGTCTTTAAAAAAACCGACGGACTGGTAAGCGAGCAGTTCAACCACCGCTCGGCATATAAAGACGGCAGCGGCATGTTCTATTTCGGAAGCGTAAAGGGGCTGATAAAATTTGATCCCAACCGGTACAGCGTCAACCATCACATCCCTTCTATTTATTTTACAAAACTCCAACTGTTCAATAAAAATGTGGAACCACAAACACTTCATTCCCCACTTCGTACTTCTATTTTAAATACCGGAAGCCTCGAACTCGATCATGATCAGGCAACTTTTAGTTTTGATTTTTCCGCGCTCAGCTACACTTCTCCTGACAACCTGCAATATACCTATAAGCTGGAAGGACTAGATAAAACCTGGAATTTTATCGGCGCAGAGCGAAGGGTGCATTTTAATAACCTGGCTCCGGGCAACTATATTTTTAAGGTACGCTCCACCAACAGCAGCGGACTGTGGGTATCCAATGAAAAGGCCATCCGGCTGGAAATACACCCTCCCTTCTGGAAATCTCAAACGGCCTATACCCTCTATTTTGTTGTTACCGTCCTGCTACTCTTTGGCTTGTTAAAATTGCTGCACCACCGGCAGGAGGAAAAACAACGACGCCAGATGCAGCTGTTTGCCTTAAACAAAGAGAAAGAACTCAACCAGGCCAAGGTGGATTTTTTCACCACCGTTGCGCACGAAATCCGCACTCCGCTTACATTGATAAAAGCGCCCATGGACAAACTGCTTAAAATGACCGGCAAAATGCCGGAGGCAGAGCGGGAGTTGTCTGTAATGAACCGGAACACCGAACGGCTGCTGGCGCTTACCAACCAGCTCCTGAACTTCCGGCGTATCGAATCCGGGAATTATGAACTGCACCTGACCACCTTAAATATTGTGGCACTGGCCGAAACGATCTGGGAAAGCTTTAGTCCGGCTGCTGATAAAAAGGGAATGACCTCGCAGTTTCATACAACGGTTAGTTCCCTGCTGCTGCATGCGGATGAGGATGCCTGCATCAAGATCATCAGCAACCTGCTGGACAATGCGATCAAATACGGACACCGCGTGGCACGCTGTGAAGTGGGAACGGGAACAATAGCCGGCTCAAACGCAGTTGTAATAACGGTTTCCAACGACGGCACCATCATCCCGCCGGAGATCCGGGCCAGGATCTTTGTGCCGTTCTTCCGCTCGAAGGAAGGCAGCTCGCAGTCAGGTGCCGGGATCGGGTTGTCTCTGGCCCGATCACTGGCCGCGCTTCACAACGGCACGCTGGAATACAGGGAAGAAAGTGGATTTAATAATTTTATACTGACACTACCCGCAACAGAACCATAA
- a CDS encoding RagB/SusD family nutrient uptake outer membrane protein, translated as MRKSIFGIIVSLLLLQFFGSCKKYMDMEHFFKDRQNLDTVFARRDYTEQWLADVFTHLRLDNMDVGSKDYVPTNLISDDMFFGDRGDEFDSRTYKMYKNGEYTENSWQDSWASCYQGIRKASIFIDNVDKNRQMTKAEITDRKAQARFLRAYYYWLLLRKYGPVPLVPEEGLDYTKSYDELSLPRNTYDECVDFITKELALAAQDLPTGRDGRNVVRPTKGAALAARAKIYLYAASPLFNGNTEMADLTDGKGRQLIPQQYNEEKWARAAAAAKEVMDLGIYKIYTYPYHAEDQGPDYPPTIIPPFNAKYSNSNFPAGWKDIDPFESYRSLFNGSITFLGNPEIIFSRVTEIGDRGVNDLPKHQTPQSMGGWNAHGITQKQCDAYTMNDGSDVPLNPRVPGFTEDNTSYKPLPAGVSLQYANREPRFYASVAYNGSIWYRNSLIDPNERSQQVFYYRGSPDGKRPASPQFYIRTGLGIKKYVNPMDSWGTQPGSYTVPKTEPAIRYAEVLLIYAEALNELNGAFNIPAYDGKTSIAVARNTAEMSAAISQIRIRGGVPDYDAGIYASKELFRKSLKRERQVELLGENHRYYDLRRWKDAPVEEATPVMGCNMDMTDAQRELFHTPIIIASLPTVFVRKMYLWPIPHAEMRRNVRLTQNPGWTNPY; from the coding sequence ATGAGAAAAAGCATTTTTGGAATAATAGTTTCGCTGTTGCTCCTTCAGTTTTTTGGTTCCTGTAAAAAGTATATGGATATGGAGCACTTTTTTAAGGACCGGCAGAATCTTGATACCGTTTTTGCAAGGAGGGATTATACAGAACAATGGCTGGCAGACGTATTCACTCACCTGCGGCTGGATAATATGGATGTGGGCAGTAAAGATTATGTGCCAACGAACCTGATCTCCGACGATATGTTCTTTGGCGACAGGGGCGATGAGTTTGACAGCCGTACCTATAAAATGTATAAGAACGGAGAGTATACCGAAAATTCCTGGCAGGACTCCTGGGCCTCCTGCTACCAGGGTATCCGCAAGGCGTCTATTTTTATAGATAATGTAGATAAGAACCGGCAGATGACAAAGGCTGAAATTACGGACCGTAAAGCACAGGCACGGTTTTTAAGAGCGTATTATTATTGGCTGCTGCTAAGAAAATATGGCCCTGTACCGCTGGTGCCGGAGGAAGGGCTCGATTATACAAAAAGTTATGATGAACTTTCGCTGCCCAGGAATACTTATGATGAATGTGTGGACTTTATTACAAAAGAATTGGCGCTGGCAGCGCAGGATCTGCCAACGGGCCGGGATGGCCGTAATGTAGTGCGCCCCACAAAAGGAGCGGCACTGGCAGCCAGGGCAAAGATCTATTTATACGCAGCAAGTCCATTGTTCAACGGGAATACAGAAATGGCTGATCTTACGGATGGCAAGGGCCGGCAGCTGATCCCGCAGCAATACAATGAGGAAAAATGGGCGAGGGCCGCTGCTGCCGCAAAAGAGGTGATGGATCTGGGTATTTACAAGATCTATACTTATCCCTATCATGCAGAAGACCAGGGACCGGATTATCCGCCCACCATTATTCCGCCTTTCAATGCAAAATATTCCAATTCAAATTTTCCCGCAGGATGGAAGGATATCGATCCCTTTGAATCCTACCGGTCGTTATTCAACGGCAGCATTACGTTTCTGGGCAATCCGGAAATTATCTTTTCGCGCGTGACAGAAATCGGCGACCGCGGAGTGAACGACCTTCCCAAGCACCAGACCCCCCAGTCCATGGGCGGCTGGAATGCACATGGAATCACACAAAAACAATGCGACGCCTATACGATGAACGATGGCAGTGATGTGCCGCTGAATCCGCGTGTTCCGGGTTTTACAGAAGATAATACCTCCTACAAACCCCTGCCCGCGGGCGTTTCCCTGCAATACGCGAACCGGGAACCCCGGTTCTATGCCTCTGTTGCATATAACGGCAGCATCTGGTACCGTAACAGCCTGATCGATCCCAATGAAAGAAGCCAGCAGGTATTTTATTACCGCGGTTCGCCGGATGGCAAGCGACCTGCATCTCCCCAGTTTTATATCCGTACCGGATTGGGGATTAAAAAGTACGTGAACCCTATGGATTCCTGGGGCACCCAGCCGGGCTCTTATACAGTACCTAAAACAGAACCCGCCATCCGTTATGCGGAGGTATTGCTGATCTATGCCGAGGCGTTGAATGAACTGAACGGCGCTTTTAATATTCCGGCGTATGATGGTAAAACAAGTATTGCTGTAGCCCGCAATACGGCAGAAATGAGCGCGGCCATCAGCCAGATCCGCATCAGGGGCGGCGTCCCGGATTATGATGCCGGTATTTATGCCTCAAAGGAACTGTTCCGGAAATCACTCAAACGCGAACGCCAGGTAGAGCTGCTTGGAGAAAACCACCGTTATTACGACCTGCGGCGCTGGAAGGATGCCCCGGTGGAAGAAGCAACACCGGTAATGGGCTGTAATATGGACATGACCGATGCACAACGGGAATTGTTTCATACACCTATTATCATCGCCTCATTGCCGACGGTGTTTGTACGGAAAATGTACCTGTGGCCGATACCACATGCTGAAATGCGGAGAAATGTGCGGCTGACACAAAATCCCGGCTGGACAAACCCTTATTAA